A region of the Desulfarculaceae bacterium genome:
GAGTATCTCAACACCATCAGCGAGAAGGCCCGCGCCATCGGTGGGTCGGTGCTGGAAGGCATCCTGCACAAGTTCAACTGCTAAGCTGAACGCTCAGCGTCTGCCCCTGGGAGCCGGCCACTAGGCCGCCTCCGGTCTTTTAGGGGCCGGCTACTTGTTCAGCTTGTCCAGCTCGGCCATGAGCACCCCCAGGTCGGGGCGCTGGTTGATGTCGTGCACGTCGATGTAGCGGATGATGCCATCGCGGTCGATGACGAACAGGGCGCGCTCTGCCGTGCCGTTACTACGCAGGACGCCGTAGGCCGAGGCCACCTTACCGTGGGGCCAGAAGTCGCTGAGCACCGGGAACCACAGGCCGTCCATGGCCTGCACCCAGGCGAACTGGGAAGGGGTGTTGTCCTCGCTGATGCCCAGCACCACCGCGCCGCGCTTGGTGAACTCCTTCTCGGCCAGGTTGTAGCCCGGCCACTGGCCCGAGCACACCGGGGTGAAGGCGGCGGGCACAAAGGAGAGCACCACGATCTTCTTGCCGCGAAACTCGGCCAGGCTCACCTTTTTGCCGCTGATGCCCGGCAGGGTGAACTCCGGAGCCTTGTCGCCGGGCTTTAGGGCGGTCTTGCTGTCCACCGGCTTGAGCTTGCCCGGCTGGAAGATCTCCTGCTTGAGCGAGGTTTCCCCGGCCAGGGCCAGAAGCGCCACGGCCAGAGACACGGCCAGGGCGAGAATCATCAGCACGGTTTTCATCGCATCGCTCCCCTGAGTTGTTCCCCTCGTAGCCTCTAGAATAGCAAATCGCTCCGAAGCAAATTCCTTTTGGAGCGCTCCAGCCGCCTACAAATCCCTCTCTAAATCGATGCCGCAGCGATTGATGCGGTTCCAGACCGTAACCCGGCTCACGCCCAAGAGCTCGGCCGCGCGGGTCTGGTTGCCGCCGGTGGCCTTTAGCGCCTCCAGCAGCTCGGCGCACATGTGGCGGCCCTGGCGGGAGGGGCGGGCGGCCGCGGCCGGGGCCTCGGCGTCCGTTCCCAGCACCTTGGCGGGCAAATGCTCCGGCTCCACCGCCCCGCCGGGGCAGAGCACCGCCGCGTACTCCATGGCGTGCTTGAGCTGGCGCACGTTGCCCGGCCAGGCGTAGCCCTCCAGGGCGCGCATGGCCGCGGGCGAAAGGGCGGTGATGAGCTTGCCGTTCTTGGCCGCGGCCCGCTCCAGGAACTCCGAGGCCAGCAGTGGTATGTCCTCGCGCCGCTCGTTGAGCGGCGGCACCAGGATGGGCACCCCCTCGATGCGGTAGAAAAGGTCCTCGCGGAAGCGGCCCTCGCGGATCAGCTCGGGCAGGTCGCGGTGGGTGGCCGCGATGATGCGCACGTCCACCGGGATGGGCTGGTGGTCGCCCACCCGCTCGATCTCTTTTTCCTCCAACACCCGCAGGAGCTTCACCTGGGTGGCCGGGGGCAGATCGCCCACCTCGTCCAAAAGGATGTCGCCCCCTTGGGCCGCCTCGAAGCGGCCCAGTCGGTCGCGGTCCGCCCCGGTGAAGGCGCCCTTCACGTGGCCGAAGAGCTCGCTCTCCAAGAGGTCCTGGTTGAGCGCCGCGCAGTTCACCCGGATGTAGGGGCCTTCGGCGCGGGGGCCCAGCTTGTGGATGGCCCGGGCCACCAGCTCCTTGCCGGTGCCGCTCTGGCCCTGGATCAAGACCGGGGCGGCGGAGTTGGCCACCGTTTCCACTAATCTATAGAGGCGGCGCATGGCCGGGGACTGGCCGATCATGCC
Encoded here:
- a CDS encoding peroxiredoxin, whose translation is MKTVLMILALAVSLAVALLALAGETSLKQEIFQPGKLKPVDSKTALKPGDKAPEFTLPGISGKKVSLAEFRGKKIVVLSFVPAAFTPVCSGQWPGYNLAEKEFTKRGAVVLGISEDNTPSQFAWVQAMDGLWFPVLSDFWPHGKVASAYGVLRSNGTAERALFVIDRDGIIRYIDVHDINQRPDLGVLMAELDKLNK
- a CDS encoding sigma 54-interacting transcriptional regulator, encoding MGIHLGEHWATVADTLHDGLLVVDDTGSIVAVNPAGEELTGYKKEDLVGQNCRVLNCTGCKVIGKGRGEDYCGLFRQGSVTSKRCTITNAAGQPVDVLKRASVLKDAEGRAIGAVETLTDLSELMRRDQQISQLRRTLKGADGFQGMIGQSPAMRRLYRLVETVANSAAPVLIQGQSGTGKELVARAIHKLGPRAEGPYIRVNCAALNQDLLESELFGHVKGAFTGADRDRLGRFEAAQGGDILLDEVGDLPPATQVKLLRVLEEKEIERVGDHQPIPVDVRIIAATHRDLPELIREGRFREDLFYRIEGVPILVPPLNERREDIPLLASEFLERAAAKNGKLITALSPAAMRALEGYAWPGNVRQLKHAMEYAAVLCPGGAVEPEHLPAKVLGTDAEAPAAAARPSRQGRHMCAELLEALKATGGNQTRAAELLGVSRVTVWNRINRCGIDLERDL